The sequence AAATAATTTCCTCGAACATCAAAACATAACCAGGACACCGGCCGCAATTTGCGGTTTACTTACTATGGGATCAATTTAGCATACTTATGATCCAATTCAATAGAGAAAATTCAAGTGCTCACTTGTTAATATCAAATTAATTGATGGATGTTGATCCAAAGAGTCTGTATCAATTTGTACCAAATTCATCTTTATATCTCTCataatttaatttctgtttttagcATACTTATGAACCATTGCCTAGATTTTATTTTTCTAAGTTGCTAATTGAAATGAAGAACCTGTTGTGACAAAATTCATTGCTATTATTCATACCACCATAGGAGTGGATATACAGGCATACAGCTACTTCTTAGGGCAAAAAGCTTATGTATTAAACATATCAGAAACCGAAAGATTACATCCTAAAAATCGTTCCGTTACATTAATTGCACTATTTCTATGTAAAACAAGTAACACCTATCTTTAAAAAATGTTACAAAAGAGAAACCAAACCTCTATAATCTGTACAAAACTTTTAATAACCGAGTGATCAGCTCAAGATCGATAAGCGATTATACATACGCTCTTTCTTGAAAGCATAATGACCTAGAAAACGCAGCAGGATTTGCCTGCAAAACTAAATGTTGCTTGTTTTTTTCATCTTTTGCTTGAAACACCTTAAACATCCCTCTAGTACTAATATTTTCGTTCTTGATTCCAAGTGTTGACCAAATGGAACTCTTTGCAGCTTCATCAGGATCATCAATTCTAAGAGTCTTGGGAATCAAAACCGAATTTTTCTTTCTCGAAACCTCTTCAGAACCATTCGGTGTTACCGTTTCCCCGTCTCTTGAACGTTTTCCCAATACAAACGAGTCCATATCGATTtgtgtagatgatgatgatgatacaggtAACCAAGGAATATAATTCCAATAAGGCGAAGGGTATATTGACATTGGAACAGGAATATTAGCTGAATTCAACGGATTATAAGACCAAGTAACACCTGGTATACAAGGTACAAAATGAGAACGAAATCCATTTTCATCTTGCGGTTTCTCGACTACTGAATTAGATGTTGTTATTGTAGATCCACTTGAGCATTCGTCAACGTTCTCTTTATCTGTACAAGAAACTGCAGTATCAACACGTGGTAAATTGGACCCAAATGAAACGAGTCTGGGAAGGACATTGTGATCAATCTGAGATGTTGGATTCTTGTTTTTTCGGCGACCCGATCCAATAGCCATGCTCCTCATAGTGCCGCCTGCAGTCCAGTACCGTTGGCAACTCTTACAATAGTGACGAGGCTGCTTGACGTTGTAATTGTTATAGTAACAGAATTTCGTGTCCATGCTATTACAACGAGGACACGGAAGAAGCTTATCGGGCTTTTTAAGTTGCAAATTCATTGCATCCTGTTCTGTTTCAGTTGTTGCAGAATTATTGTCTTCATTAGTGATAGATGTATTAGGTTTTGCGTCTTCCTTCTGATAAGACTCACACTCTTGATTCTGTATAT comes from Rutidosis leptorrhynchoides isolate AG116_Rl617_1_P2 chromosome 4, CSIRO_AGI_Rlap_v1, whole genome shotgun sequence and encodes:
- the LOC139844668 gene encoding cyclic dof factor 1-like, whose protein sequence is MEATGIRLFGKSIRCQTKINPTVTSTGECRHHKQQAAGYDTVHAFQQDSTYNNQHSEKNQECESYQKEDAKPNTSITNEDNNSATTETEQDAMNLQLKKPDKLLPCPRCNSMDTKFCYYNNYNVKQPRHYCKSCQRYWTAGGTMRSMAIGSGRRKNKNPTSQIDHNVLPRLVSFGSNLPRVDTAVSCTDKENVDECSSGSTITTSNSVVEKPQDENGFRSHFVPCIPGVTWSYNPLNSANIPVPMSIYPSPYWNYIPWLPVSSSSSTQIDMDSFVLGKRSRDGETVTPNGSEEVSRKKNSVLIPKTLRIDDPDEAAKSSIWSTLGIKNENISTRGMFKVFQAKDEKNKQHLVLQANPAAFSRSLCFQERAYV